The genomic stretch CCCTTGAATCAAAGAAGCTAACTTAGGCGTCAGAGGAGGATCTACCAGAACATCCCTAGCAAGTTCTCTTGATTGTTTATTGTGTTGCAGACATACTGGGAAGCGTAAAGAGTTGGAGCGAAGAAGAGCTCATATACACGGTACTGGAAAATGCATCAACAAATATGAGGAGTTGCAACCCTATGGAGCGTTGTACATCTTCTCTCCAGAACCTTCGCCATTTATGGAATTAATAAGGTGTGAGAATAACAACACTTACTATGATATAATTATCCCATATCCATTTTCCGTTTTTACTCAAATTATTTGAACAATTGTGATTGAAAGTATGTTACATTGCTCTATTTTATCTTAACATTTAAATTTATAACACAAATGATTGTTGCATTAAGATTTTCATAAGAGGTGGGCTCTTGTACCAATAGAGTATgattgagattgtatttgagaaataaagtttttaagtaaaaaaaataatttttggtaaaaacttcatttttaagcttttgccaaaagtgtgttttgacaatttttagagtaaaaaaaatgaaagataatttttttttaccaaatatgctaacatttatttgaaacaactttttaagtactaaaagtaatttttaagatttgaaacgcaatcttaaacatGCACTTAGTATAAAAACAACTATGCAAAAATGACTCTTTGATCGATAAGATAACAAATATTAAATGTGTATAAATACTATGGCTTTCAAAGCTGGAAGGACaggacaaggatcctctccaattcatttgaattggaggGAATccaattatttatatttacaaGGGCAAAACTGTCCTTTcacatttttttggacaattttgctatttaaataaaactaattagatCCCCTTTAATTCACTTGAACGGGAAAGGATCCAAATTCGGAAGGACGCTAtgtaattttacaaattaaatgtGATGCTATTTGGTCACTAAGATAAACACTGCATGGGGAAAGATCTActccattttaaataaaatggcagttagttttttttttaaagagggataaaattgtccaaatagttaaaataactattttacCCTCTTCAAAACACTATTTGGAGATGTTTTTATTTAGAGAAAggattacattttttaaaatttattctcttgcTGACATGAATAAAAACAAGGATATGGAAAAGTAAAGTAAAATTCAATtcagtaaataaaaaaaataataaaaaaagaagaagaaatgctTATGAATTATGATATCACAGCCAAAACAGTAGCAAAATCTGTGAGAAATCAATGGGAAACAAGGCCACCGGCCCACACAAGTCTCCATGCaatgaaaactgaaaaaacCTTCCACAAAAGGCCTATCCTAAGCCCCCTACAAACCTTAGTAAATACACAGAAAAGTCAGTCCTCTTCGTTTCAGTGAAATGgaataatatccagttaattatagtaaaaatgtatttaatacttttttattataactaactaaatattataaaataaaaatcctgtTCCAAATCAACCAGCCTGGGAGCTGTTAATGCTGGCTTGGCTTTGCTGATTTGAAACGGGGTATTTTATTGCGTTGAGTTGAACCTTTCTGAGAGCAGCTTTGCCAAGATCGATGCCGCAGATGTCAGAGAGCTGAACAAGATAGAGCAAAACGTCTGAAAGCTCTTCACCCAGGTGAACTTTCTCCTCTTCTTTCCAGTCCGGCAGCCCCTTCGGAACCTCCCCTTTCCACTGGAATATCTCTGAGAGCTCCCCAACCTCACCCACCTGCCAAATCATTAAAACCCCACACCATAATTAGAGCCCCCGTCTCAAGAAGAACTTTCGTTATTCCAACGTTGCGGCataaaagcaaaaggaaaaaaggaacaTCTGTTCGCAAAGACGGTCAAGTTTGACTCCGGTTCAAAATTATTCGCcttaacaaatataataataaataaatgctatTTTATAGACCAtctttgggaaaaaaaaattgtaaaatcagTTTTTATACAATTAGCTCCTTTGGGAAATTACCTTCAAATCGGTATGAAGAAAATATTCTCcaactcatgtaaaatagtgtcaaatgtctataaatatttagaaggtacattaaattcttaaccttattaatagcaatttaccgatttagattaaatttaatgtgccttagcttttaaatatttatagacacttgacactattttacataggttaaaagatattttctccataccaatttgaaagaaatttctgtccttaaCTTTATATAGTATTATAATAAACTCCGAATattgtaaaaaaacaaaaaaattatttcctacACTCAAATTACGTTACATAATTTGACTGcaagaaataaattatatttttttggcatacagCACGAATCTCGGAGTTTGTTCTATACCATAATGAGCTAATTATAAACCAAAGTAAACTATAAAAactgattttatatatattttttaattatatgatagtcttatctctctctctctctctatatatatatatatatagttagttaGTTGAAACATGaaatcatcattacttatctgTCAATACAACTATAGTTTCATGAGTTGTATTTGTTTGGTCAAATATTCTTCAAAACCCCATAAAGaagtgaaagaaaaacaaaaaaaaaaacagaattgatttgatttctttGTGATCCTACCAGTTTATGGATGACAGGAAAGAAAAGGTGTATGAACCAAATAGCCATAAGGAAGGGAAAATATAAGCGaatcaagaagagaaagagagagagaattaatgAAGGGATACCAGAGCCAAAAGGAGGTTTCTGGGGCTGTGAAACTGCTGCCAGTCCCTCTCCTTAGCAAAATctgtcatcttcttcttcagcaGATCAAGAGTAACACTTTCACATTCTGAAGCACCAGTCATCTTTCTGTAATCTTTCCTCAagatcaaacaaaataaattgaaggaaagaaagaaaatgacagCAGACGAGAGCAAAAGAAACACAAGGGCAAATTTCCAGAGAAGGGTCTTTGAGTATAAAAAGAGCAGCTTGagtgttgagagagagagagagagagagagagagcctgtATAAAAACAAAGGATTGCTTTTAAAGAATATCTAGTTTAGATATACACTCATAAGGATAGAAATCCCTTTATTATAAATGATTATTAAATTAAGGGATTTAGT from Corylus avellana chromosome ca1, CavTom2PMs-1.0 encodes the following:
- the LOC132167381 gene encoding uncharacterized protein LOC132167381 encodes the protein MTGASECESVTLDLLKKKMTDFAKERDWQQFHSPRNLLLALVGEVGELSEIFQWKGEVPKGLPDWKEEEKVHLGEELSDVLLYLVQLSDICGIDLGKAALRKVQLNAIKYPVSNQQSQASINSSQAG